A stretch of the Notamacropus eugenii isolate mMacEug1 chromosome 2, mMacEug1.pri_v2, whole genome shotgun sequence genome encodes the following:
- the SH2D2A gene encoding SH2 domain-containing protein 2A has translation MEMPIDQMPPQGEWKEPAPTFSTFHPKHPTRKSRRSMVLPTLPQASEDESVPPNHTKVSLQGQGTIPIPGNTRKAEEVPGLGGPSLQAETRAWFQKTQAPWFFHDGEAPVWFHGFITRREAERLLENKPPGCYLVRFSESAVAFVLTYRSRSCYRHFLLAQLEDGRHVVLGEDSAHERLPDLLRHYTQRPLSPYGEHLTQPCIRQTPAPAGISMQIEHSESRSEGRSGASQYCAVHKQEQTLSPVNKDSLGPREPEELPRSKPPVPTKPQLLPELYSISAPKTSQPAPRPVPPHPIYQEPEEPIAFYAMGRGSKKEGLLNVYSEVAPLPAGHHFLRKCQSRPVTVTQTLDQGTISSLRHQPPQGHTLPRNFSRQLPPDQGQVQLLGSNKH, from the exons ATGGAGATGCCCATAGATCAGATGCCTCCTCAAG GGGAATGGAAAGAACCTGCCCCAACTTTCAGTACTTTCCACCCAAAACATCCAACCCGGAAGAGCAGAAGAAGCATGGTACTGCCTACACTGCCTCAGGCATCGGAAGATGAGAGTGTCCCACCCAATCACACCAAG GTTTCTCTCCAAGGCCAGGGGACTATCCCTATTCCAGGCAACACAAGGAAAGCTGAGGAAGTACCTGGGCTAGGGGGACCATCCCTTCAGGCTGAGACCAGGGCCTGGTTTCAGAAGACCCAGGCACCCTGGTTCTTTCATGATGGGGAAGCCCCAGTCTGGTTCCATGGTTTTATCACTCGTCG GGAGGCCGAGAGATTGCTGGAAAACAAACCCCCAGGCTGCTACTTGGTGCGGTTTAGCGAGAGCGCAGTGGCCTTTGTGCTGACTTACAG GAGCCGCAGCTGCTACCGCCATTTCCTGCTGGCCCAACTGGAAGATGGGCGCCATGTGGTTCTAGGCGAGGACAGTGCCCACGAGCGGCTCCCAGACCTGCTGCGACACTATACTCAGCGTCCGCTCAGCCCCTACGGCGAGCACCTCACACAGCCCTGTATCCGCCAG ACCCCTGCTCCAGCTGGTATCTCCATGCAGATAGAACACTCAGAATCCAGGAGTGAGGGCAGAAGTGGAGCTTCCCAGTACTGTGCAGTCCACAAACAGGAACAAACCCTGAGTCCTGTGAACAAGGACAGTCTTGGACCTAGGGAGCCAGAGGAG ctaCCCAGGTCCAAGCCCCCTGTCCCAACCAAGCCCCAGCTACTCCCTGAGCTCTACTCCATTTCAGCCCCAAAGACATCGCAGCCTGCTCCACGCCCTGTGCCCCCTCATCCCATCTACCAAGAGCCAGAGGAGCCCATCGCCTTCTATGCCATGGGCAGAGGAAGTAAGAAGGAAGGCCTTCTCAATGTCTACTCAGAGGTGGCTCCATTACCTGCTGGGCACCATTTCCTCCGGAAGTGCCAGTCTCGGCCTGTCACAGTAACCCAG ACCCTAGATCAAGGCACTATCTCCTCCCTCCGACACCAGCCTCCCCAGGGACATACTCTCCCACGTAATTTTTCTCGACAGCTCCCCCCAGACCAGGGACAGGTGCAGCTCCTAGGATCCAATAAGCATTGA